Within Anopheles nili chromosome 3, idAnoNiliSN_F5_01, whole genome shotgun sequence, the genomic segment CGCAGCGCCACCAAAGACAGGTATTCTAGGTATTTTTCGGACGCTAGGGTAGTAGCTAAAGGACTATTTTTTTAACGTAATGCCAAACCAGCCGCAACACGAACGGtgtgaaggagagaaaaactcCCGCCCAAAACGAATGTATCCGTATGATGAGGAGAAATAAAGTCGATACCAAAACAAACGTCGTGTTGAACTTCATTCACTTGTGTCGTTGAAACTATGccgaaatgaaaagaaaataccaaacattttgaaaacacGTGCGGTTTGAACCCGGAAAATGAGCTTCCGGTGGGAAATTTtctcccgaaaaaaaagcgcttcaTTCGCCGCAAAGCTCGAGCTCTTCCGCTCGCAACGCAAGCTTGCGGATGTTCTGTAAGCACCCGGCGGAAGCTTCCTGAAGCTCGCGGTCTTTCGAACCAACCGTTTCCAGCAGGAACGGTACGACGCCACTCTGCAAAAGAACCCAATGGACAGCACCAGCGTGAGAACTTTCTCTTCGTTTTCCCTCGGTTTTGTTCCTGCTTACCTGGTGCATTGTGATGCAATTCTGTGGGTCTTCCGACAGCTTTTGCAGCGCCATCGCTGTCGTTCGATGCACACGTGGGTTGTTACTGACCATGTAGCCCACGATTGGAGTGACGGTCTTTAGCCGACCCAGTTCCTGCGTGTTGGTAGCATACGGTGCACAACTAGCGATGGCCGCTGCCAGATGCTCCCGCAGCAGATCGTCCGTCGTGTACACGAGATCGGCCAACATCCGGATCACTTTGTGATCAGACAGCACGGAGAGATTCTCACGATCACGCGCGATCGTCGCAATAGCTGCACACACGGCCGAAAGCACAAAATTATCCCGGGATTTGAGCAGTCCAACAACCAGCTCCAACGCTCCAACGAAACTTCGCACAAGCTCGCCGGAGTCCTGcaacacagagagagagccgTATTACCGTGTTCTTTCCGTGAAAAAGGATCTCGTGTTTCATCCATCTTACCTTCGCATTTTCGATGCATGGACAAAGCGCCCAGGCAGCAAATGCTTGCACTTTTGGGTTGGAGTTCTTCAACAACGACCAGATCAACCGGATCGCGTCCAGGTCCTCCATCAGCGTCATACTCTCAGCATCGGAGGCACACTCCTTGAGCGTACGCGCGATATTCTCCAACAGCGGTGCGTGCGTCATATTCAGCAGATTCACCAGCAACGGAATGCCACCACACTGGCGCAGGATCTCCCGGTTGTTCTGGTACTTAACGCACTCCGAAATCGCACCGACCACATTCGTGAGCACCTCCTCGTTCTCGTCGTTCAACAACTGCACCAACACCTGCACCGTCTTCAGCTGATCGAGCTTCTTCACGTTCGCCTCGCTAGCTGCACACTTCCAGATGGCTCCGGTTGCAGCCGCCAACAGCTGCTTGTTGTCACGAACCGTCTTATCACGAGCGATGCCAACCAGCGGTTCGAGTCCGCCCGACTCACGCACCATATCGCTAGCGGTCTTGACGTTCGGCGGTAAGTGAAGAGCAAAACCATCACCGTTCCTGAACTCTGCGagctggaaaacccacccccaaaggTGTCCTTGCTTACCTTGTCACTAGCACACTTGAAGATGGCCGAGCTGCACTGACGCTTCAGGTCGAGGTTGTCGGACGTTAGGTGGGAGACGATGTCGAAGATCATCCCTTCGGTCGTGATCGCCAGCTGGTAGTTGGCCTGCGAGGCGCACTGCTGTATGGTACCCATAGTCGGAACCACCACGTCGATGTGAACGCTCTTCAGAAGCCGTCCCATCAGTGGCACGATGCCGCTCTTGCACATCAGCTCCTTGTTGTGGCGTGACTCGGACAGCGACCAAAGCGCTCGAGCTCCAGCACGGGCCATGTCGAGCATTTCACGCTCCTCTTCGGACAGCTGGTCACGTTGCGAGCGAAGGCAGCTGTAACGGCACGAATCGCCTTGTATaaagctggtggaaaacagGAGCTTGGGGCTTGGGAAATGCAACTTACTTCATGTTGACATCCAACAGGTCAACCAACCGCGGAATGCCATTGCACTTGCGCACAAGCTTCCGGGCCAGACGGACCTTCGCAACGTTCGCTATCGTCTCAGCGCCCATGATCTTCAGATCACGGCCCGGTTCCGACAGTATCTGCACCAGCAGCGGAATACCTCCCAGGTCAACAATGGCGCGCCGAATATCCAGGTTGGACGAGATCTCGGACAGGACGGACAACGCTCCCAGTCTGCACTTCATGTCATTGCTTTCGAGCAGATTGACGAGCACCTCCAGCCCGCCGCAGTCCTGGATGGCACGCTGGTTCATCTGCGTCGTGAGATCGTGATCCTTCAGACAGCAGAGCGCCACGATCGTGGCCGTCTGGTTGCCGGCCTTCATGTACTTCACCAGCTTCTGAATGTGCCAGTACTCGGACGGCACGTCGCTGGACAGCTTCGAGTCCTTCCAGCGTTCCTCTTCGTCCGACGAGGACACCTGATCGGACGAGTCCGACTCGAAGCTTTCGTGCGTCTTCAGCGGGGGCTTTTCCTTGGCTGCGGTCCCGTTTGGGGCGATCCCGCCGGTCGGGACCGGACCAGCCCCGTTGCCGTCGTTCGTACCATTCGTCGCACCATTGCGGGCTTTCGCTTTGCCGCCACGGATTGCTTTCCCGCCGCCACCTGCACGGCCGACGGTTCGACGTTGCGCCGTCACGTTCATCTTCACTCGGCGGATGTTCCTGTGGGTTTGGGTTTGCTCCTTTTGGTGGAATTTAACTGCTACActggaagcgaaaaagcaaGTTTAGTGAGGTGTCCCGGTGGCGACTTACGCGTCTGGATGTGACGGAATTTCCGGATCGAATGGCAGGAGGTTTGAGCAATGTGCAAATTTCCATCGATCCAACACACCGTCGACCGCGTGTGCTCGACCTGATTGGGTGTGTTGCTAGGTGACGAGACAAACCCGTTGGCGGTTGGGTCACTGCGATTGAAAGGGGGTCAGGGAAACGCGTTTGTGAGCGTCGGAATGACAGCTGTTGCTATTTGTTTACGATGGATGTCGTGGCGAGCTTCCCGGCGTATCCTTGTTGCTGTTTAGGCCTCGTTGATGTTCAGTTCAGTTGAAGACACAGGGCAGCCATTGCGCAGGAGTCGTTGCAGTCGTGTTAAAAAGGTAGTAATTTGAGGACAGCATGCAAGTGTGGATTGCTTTTCAATTCAACAGGTTGACGGCATGGGTGAGACATATTATATTAGCTTATGAACACATTATGCGAGAAAAACTGctgtagtaaataaatttgcaaGGATGAAGCGTCGCATGGTGTATAACAGTATAACAGACtgttgttaaatttaaatactTGTGTTGTATGACTCCTCATGTCTTGTATGTTGTTCAAAagttgataaatttttatgtttttgagATGATTTATCACATGTATATTACATAAAGCTCATTAATACATAACATTCAATTAtattgctttctctttcgctcattATTTATAACAGCGCCATCTACTACACGACCGATTTTAACGCCTAGATGGCGTTAGCTCTGTATACCAGTGTTGTATAACAGCGACTGTTTGTTCtaaaacagtgtggttttagTTGAGAATTTAAAATCTTCGTCAAATAGTCGCTGAAATGCATCCATGGTATGCTTTAGATGCAATGTCTCATATCCTCAAATGCAGTCTAACAtcattatttcattaaaaactCCATACAGACATCCAACTGGGTATTTTCTCAGCGAAACATGTCCACTTTACACGTGATTCACTCAAAAATTAGTCCCGATGAGTCATTCGGCAATTACTTCAACCGCCCCCAGAGCCTCAGCATTCACTGCGACTCAGGTGACACGCACTCTACCACTTTAGCATACGCTTATTAAAACATCGACATTCAACCTCCAGCTCGGTGGTAATAACGCTTGCACATCACGTCCCAGCGAGACCGACAGTTTATGATCCATCGCTTGTTGGATGTGCGCACGTTACGTGTGTGTGACTCGtttgtcgtttcttttttgttttgttcggttgTTGTTGCGCGGGGAATTCCAGCCCCAGAATTCAGCACGATCGTGACCGCAATGGCCAATGGCAAATAGGCAGTAGCAGCGCCACCGCACGTCCCAGATGCACTAGATTCGACTGTCATCCTGCGACACGGGCATCCGAGCGTTAGGCTCAACATCTAAGATAACGATCCAACCTGGCGTACGCTATCTATCTTACCCAAGATCGAGCCTCGAAACCGAGCCCAATTCGATGGACACGCTCACGCGAACCCCCAAGAAGGTCCTCTCACCTTCTTCTCCGGGGACTACGACTCTTCGACGACTTagagaagcgagaaaagcggAGTAATTGTACACCACCGAAAGATGCTATCGGTGGATGCATGACTGACTGAAAGCACTGggaaggaaagaagaaaaacgaacactcCCTTTGGCATCCCAAACGAAACGTGCAAATGCTGGAAACACATCCATCTCCTGGGCTGGATGAGTGAGATTTAGACCACTCCGGGGCGGTTACTTCTAGGGCGTTCATCCTACTGCGGATCGGATTCTAATTGCAGTGGCTTCAACAAGTACGCAtggtgtaataaaaaagaagaagcacacCAGGATCTCACACGGCACACGGGGTGTTGGAATCGCCGCTTCATTAGGCTAATTGGTAACGGCTCAAACAGAAGCTCACGCACGGGGGCCCAGTCTGACGGGGCCGAGCACAGGTCGGGCCACGGAGCGCATCCTACGTGACATTAACACCTTTCTCGCTGCCGGTCAAGGAACCGCGAGCCACCCGGGACCGatacagtaaaaaaaaagaggaagaaatcaaattgagggagtgagagagagagaaaaaaaagacacaaaacTCCCGCTTTTCTCCTGCGAAACCGCGCCCGAAACACCGTGGCAGCTGGTGTGGGGATGTTTgtgttggggggggggaaggaaaaacctgTTTAGTTCGGTCCCTTTCTGACGCTGTGGTGCCGTTTCGGTCTCTGCCAAACATCAGGCAGCTAGCCAGAAGCCCAAAGAaggcgcagcagcagcagcatcagcaaccgcaaccggcCCGCAACATCTCGAACCGTTTAATTCGAAACGGCTCCGGCTTATGTTGCTGTCCGCTTCTCTGCGAGCGCTTTCGTCTTCATTGCTGGGTCACGtctttttttacaaaacaaaaaaaaaatacacaagcgtagaagaaaagaaaaaaaaaagcaagcgctCCAAACGCTCGTCCCGAGCTCCACCGCAGCTCAGCATCCAAACCGGAGCCCGCTCGACCGCACACACGATGGCCGCCCGCCAGGCAAGGGTGGTTTTTAGGAGGCAGTccgatgtttttcttcccacctcGGGGCCTCCTTTTTTCACCGGGCTTCTCCTCTCTTCACCAGTGCGCGTTCCAACCGCCAACGGTCTGCGCGGTCTGGAACTTGTTCCGTTTTACCTCGTCACTTTGGCCACAGTGGGGACCCTTCTCGTGGCTCTGTGTTCTACGTTCtccgctgtgtgtgtgtgtgtttgtgtgcctgGATATGCTGCGCCATCcctccaacccaacccaacctgCTGGGTGTCTTTTGTCCCTGCGTTCCCTGGGTAGCAGGATGCAACGGATTTGTTGACGATCCGTTCCGGCACCAAGAGCATAATCGCCGTATTACGCCGCTGTTCCACACACAACGACACACGGCAAGGAGTCAGCACAAGGACCCCCAGGTTGGGTCAACTCCGATGCCATTTTGGCCACTCCGATGAAGTTGACTGGCCACTGTGGTGGCTCTAGCCGGACGAGCTTGAGCTGTGGGAGTTAGCTTCCTGACTGGCCACCGGTTGCCGGAAAGCCATCTAACTTCATCCATTCAGTCCTCGAGAGTGCCTTCGTCCTTTCTCGACAAACGCGCCGAGGTGGAATTAATCGCACGGAACGCACCGGTGGAGCGAGGACACCCGGGATGTGGCGTAATCTCTCATCTGGAGCCTTTCGCTAAGGTATCGCGTTGCGTCTTCgcgggggaagaaaaattggtAAAGGGTTTTGGAGTGTtccttgcttttttgtgtgtgtgtctgtcgTCGTTTGTTCGGAGATATGTAGCTACCATTGATCTTCGGCTTGATAGGCTAGCGGACATTAATCAAGAGCGAGAGGCCCGGTGACCGAGAAGAAGAGGGACTTTAAATCGGTCTCACGTTTCGGTGCACTCGAAAGCGTCGTCGTGAGCTTGGATAGAttattttttccgcttttcatcTCGAGGTTCTAGCTGGTTAATGGATCTTTTTTTCCCGATTACTTTCTTCTCCGTCACCAAGGATGGTGAACCATATCGGGACCGAAACCTGTAGCATATCGATTTATAACCGTGCAGAAAAACGGCTACAACGCCCGATCGAGGAGTTGAGATGACGCTCTACGctagaaaatcaataaaattgtttcaatACCGTTTTATGGTCAATCTTACCTCgctttggtgcaatttttattCGTCTTGAACTATCCGATCCCTCGCGAGTGTATATTAATGAACCAACGCGCTTAAACTGGCCCATAATTCCCAGGTACACGCGGATCATAGCTGACCGTGAAAGCGTTTCCTTTTCTCCGCGGATCGATTCCGCGCCGGTTTGCGGTCGGGTTCCgggaatgatttatgctcgCACGATCGCCGCGCGATCGGTTGTAAATTTCTGACACCCTGCGCACGGGATGCTGGCCTGTCTTGACGCTAAGCGGTTGTAAAATCTACATATATAACGTCGGGTTAGCGCTGACACAAGGCCCTTGTGTTTCCTTCCCTCCATCGTGAGCTTTAAAGCTCGCGTgtgatgggaggaaaaaccgctCGGTGTGCCATCCGCGTGCAAATTAAACACAATAGCCATGTCCTTATTAAATCGAAAGTGTTTGCGAACGGGTACCATAAGgatgtcgtaaaaaaaagaggtggaaaaaaataaccgcAAAGAAagatggaaatggaacggTGCTAAGCGCATCCTCGATCGCCCGAAGGACTCGGTTATGCTCGAGCCATCCCGCGGGCAACACATCCGAAGGGCAATTCGCGAGAGCTTCTCCGCACGTTCTGCGTCATGTCTCTAATTAAATTATGCCCATAAACAGCGGCCATCGCGGGTCGTAAAAGATCGACTTCGCGCGAAGCaagagcgatggaaaaaacGGCGATCTCGTCAGCATGGTGGCTCGTGAGGCTGTGAGAAGCTGGCGCGGGTTTATAGAGCACACATTCATTACTCGAACTCCCGGTGAGACGGCTCCAGCGACCAGATTGAGGCTCTTCACGTGGACAAGGcaacaaaacagaaagaagaagagatagagagagagagatagggaaACTGGGAATTTCTACGAGCGCTCATCTTAGATTCGATACGCGAAGGCTCCAGCGTAAACCATCTGGGAAAAGGGGGTTCGTATCCGGGTCCTAGTCTCGGTGCCAGGGCTTGGAATGATTTGTGCGGTTTCGAGCGGACTGACGCACACCTTGGGCCTGACTGATGGGTTGggaacgcacacgcacgcacgcacacaacccGAGCCACGAGGGGAGATGTGAGAAAACTAATTCACATTTGTGGCAGATCATAAAACCCAGCGGGGTGATAGTAGCTTCAATTTGATTTGGCACTTTTCCTCCGATTGCGCCTTCTTTTTCGAGACTCCGACGGCCGAGGCTGTTGGATGGTTGCGAGATGggttgtgggctttttttcccaatcTCCCAATCTCCCTATTTCTCTTTCTTATTTTCTCCCATTCTAGCTCGCCATCTTAAGACGGCGCGCGCAAGTCATGTAAATATGATGGATCGCAGGAGGCTGTGGCACGGTCAACTGACATTTCGGGCGAGAGGGTCAGTGACCTTTCTGGGGTTGCCCGCGTGCTATTCGGTCAAATTAGAGCTCGATGGTACACGTTAATGATTTTAATTGTACAC encodes:
- the LOC128725105 gene encoding armadillo repeat-containing protein gudu — its product is MNVTAQRRTVGRAGGGGKAIRGGKAKARNGATNGTNDGNGAGPVPTGGIAPNGTAAKEKPPLKTHESFESDSSDQVSSSDEEERWKDSKLSSDVPSEYWHIQKLVKYMKAGNQTATIVALCCLKDHDLTTQMNQRAIQDCGGLEVLVNLLESNDMKCRLGALSVLSEISSNLDIRRAIVDLGGIPLLVQILSEPGRDLKIMGAETIANVAKVRLARKLVRKCNGIPRLVDLLDVNMNCLRSQRDQLSEEEREMLDMARAGARALWSLSESRHNKELMCKSGIVPLMGRLLKSVHIDVVVPTMGTIQQCASQANYQLAITTEGMIFDIVSHLTSDNLDLKRQCSSAIFKCASDKTASDMVRESGGLEPLVGIARDKTVRDNKQLLAAATGAIWKCAASEANVKKLDQLKTVQVLVQLLNDENEEVLTNVVGAISECVKYQNNREILRQCGGIPLLVNLLNMTHAPLLENIARTLKECASDAESMTLMEDLDAIRLIWSLLKNSNPKVQAFAAWALCPCIENAKDSGELVRSFVGALELVVGLLKSRDNFVLSAVCAAIATIARDRENLSVLSDHKVIRMLADLVYTTDDLLREHLAAAIASCAPYATNTQELGRLKTVTPIVGYMVSNNPRVHRTTAMALQKLSEDPQNCITMHQSGVVPFLLETVGSKDRELQEASAGCLQNIRKLALRAEELELCGE